In the genome of Cercospora beticola chromosome 2, complete sequence, one region contains:
- the ERG2 gene encoding C-8 sterol isomerase, with protein sequence MPSQSTLSITVLLLAIFSGIYFLLDSQLEKFYIFNPPQLHAIAQQAISEHGNNTEGIVTSIISQLSAIESVKSHINLEQEWIFNNAGGAMGAMYIIHASITEYLIIFGTSIGTEGHTGRHTADDYFHILTGTQLAYDPSNKPFEAEVYPPGSVHHLRRGEVKQYKMDSSCFALEYARGWIPPMLGFGYADTFSSTLDFPTLWRTTVVTGREMIGNLLKFKL encoded by the exons ATGCCTTCTCAATCCACACTCTCCATCACAGTCCTCCTGTTGGCAATCTTCTCGGGCATATACTTCCTCCTCGACTCTCAACTCGAAAAGTTCTACATTTTCAACCCACCACAACTCCATGCGATCGCCCAACAAGCCATTTCCGAACACGGCAACAACACGGAAGGCATCGTCACCAGCATCATCAGCCAATTGTCCGCAATCGAAAGCGTGAAATCACACATAAACCTCGAACAAGAATGGATTTTCAATAATGCCGGTGGAGCCATGGGGGCAATGTACATTATCCACGCCA GTATAACCGAAtacctcatcatcttcggcacCTCAATCGGAACCGAAGGCCACACAGGCCGCCACACAGCAGACGACTACTTCCACATTCTCACCGGAACTCAACTTGCCTATGATCCTTCTAACAAGCccttcgaagctgaagtcTACCCTCCTGGAAGTGTGCACCATCTTCGCAGAGGTGAAGTCAAGCAGTATAAGATGGACTCGTCGTGTTTTGCGCTTGAGTATGCGAGAGGTTGGATTCCACCAATGTTGGGCTTTGGGTATGCGGATACGTTCAGCAGTACGTTGGATTTTCCGACTTTGTGGAGGACGACGGTTGTTACGGGGAGGGAGATGATTGGGAATTTGTTGAAGTTTAAGTTGTAG
- a CDS encoding uncharacterized protein (BUSCO:EOG09264Z3D) — protein MADSATVADPPVGGVATIATPINLILLSLFMVLAYMRLRPTKTVPTLPTAPPPTVFKVFTPPQLEPFNGKDGKPIYFAVKGKVFDVSSGRNFYGPGGPYQNFAGRDASRGLACGSFDPEMLTEDLHGPLDRLEDLGEEEMEALRGWEERFNEKYLVVGKLVPVGHPEAEPDE, from the exons ATGGCCGACA GTGCAACCGTGGCAGATCCCCCAGTGGGAGGAGT AGCCACCATCGCAACTCCAATCAACCTAATCCTACTTTCACTGTTCATGGTCCTCGCCTATATGCGATTACGTCCCACCAAGACGGTTCCGACTCTGCCCACCGCCCCTCCGCCGACCGTCTTCAAAGTCTTTACTCCTCCTCAGCTTGAACCGTTCAACGGGAAAGATGGAAAGCCAATCTACTTCGCCGTGAAGGGCAAGGTGTTTGATGTATCATCGGGACGGAACTTTTACGGTCCAGGTGGTCCATACCAAAACTTTGCGGGTAGAGATGCTTCGAGAGGTCTGGCCTGCGGTAGCTTCGATCCCGAGATGTTGACTGAAGATTTGCATGGACCGCTCGACAGGCTGGAGGATctgggcgaggaggagatggaggctcTCAGAGGATGGGAGGAGAGGTTCAATGAGAAGTATCTCGTTGTCGGCAAGCTGGTGCCTGTGGGACATCCGGAAGCCGAACCGGATGAGTAG
- a CDS encoding uncharacterized protein (BUSCO:EOG09262F7P), producing MPTELEELVEFLHHGNTQIRQIAAENLVGYSTSQPSLFKRNQLEPIKDLKLLIKDYAPIAKNALTILVNLTDDQEVVKSLIEDDACLESILRRVTDPKDPNANEHCMLLANLAKSDSITKLLTLKRPIPKEKNLSTSPLAIDQLLDCFVKGASGSYNPKADYDYLCYVFADISKHEAGRKHFLTPRTEGSSSDDGAATDGEKVLPITKLVVFTEHKSTIRRRGVVSTIKNVCFDIDSHPTLLRPSEEDGVGLLPYILLPLMGSEEYSDEDTDGMLDECQLLPPDKERESQNDIICIHLETLLLLTTTKEGRKVLRDVRVYPIVRELHAKVEDENVRESVDRLVQVLQRGEEGDPDPAEEARKMALAQEGRVQEIEDEDEDEQIVEVL from the exons ATGCCGACCGAGCTAGAAGAA CTCGTTGAGTTCCTGCACCATGGCAACACTCAAATCCGACAAATTG CGGCCGAGAATCTTGTGGGATACTCGACATCACAGCCGTCGCTATTCAAACGCAATCAACTCGAGCCGATCAAAGACTTGAAACTTCTGATCAAAGACTACGCACCCATTGCCAAGAATGCCCTGACAATATTGGTCAACTTGACCGATGATCAAGAAGTTGTGAAGAGTTTAATAGAGGACGATGCTTGTCTAGAATCTATCTTGCGCAGAGTGACA GACCCGAAAGACCCCAATGCCAATGAACACTGCATGCTTCTGGCCAATCTCGCCAAGTCCGACAGCATAACCAAACTCCTTACACTCAAGCGCCCTAtcccgaaggagaagaaccTTTCCACCTCACCACTTGCCATCGATCAACTCCTCGACTGCTTCGTCAAAGGTGCCTCAGGCTCGTACAACCCGAAAGCAGACTACGACTATCTCTGCTACGTCTTCGCCGACATTTCCAAGCACGAAGCCGGACGGAAACACTTCTTGACGCCACGAACGGAAGGCTCCTCCTCAGACGATGGCGCCGCCACTGATGGGGAAAAGGTCCTTCCTATCACGAAACTCGTCGTTTTCACTGAACACAAGTCCACGATCCGCCGCCGTGGTGTAGTAAGCACGATCAAGAACGTCTGTTTCGATATTGATTCCCATCCGACCCTGCTGCGCCCCTCGGAAGAAGATGGCGTCGGGCTGCTCCCTTACATTCTTCTCCCACTTATGGGCAGTGAAGAATACAGCGACGAAGATACCGATGGCATGCTGGACGAATGCCAACTTCTCCCTCCGGATAAAGAACGCGAATCGCAAAACGACATTATCTGCATTCATCTCGAGACATTACTTTTGCTGACCACGACGAAAGAAGGGAGAAAGGTGCTGCGGGATGTGCGAGTGTATCCTATCGTCAGGGAATTGCACGCCAAGGTGGAAGATGAGAATGTCAGGGAGAGTGTGGATCGTCTGGTGCAGGTTCTGcagagaggagaggaaggagaTCCGGAtccggcggaggaggcgaggaagatggcTTTGGCACAGGAGGGGAGAGTGCAGGAgattgaggacgaggacgaagatgaaCAGATCGTGGAGGTGTTGTAG